One Leifsonia shinshuensis DNA window includes the following coding sequences:
- a CDS encoding SRPBCC family protein produces MTTPRPRTMTIRTESRIVVAGSVRDVWDYLCDVGRWAEWAPTVLECRVRGGRPLETGAIIEQRARDFRTEHRRIERVTVVEAPHAMAFAGTIGSSPARWGMEVLPAGEDSTDAIMWVEADLRNVMRVIPGGILRRRIQRTSDIEMAAIKAAVEADVQAGAGSP; encoded by the coding sequence GTGACGACCCCGCGGCCCCGCACCATGACGATCCGCACCGAGAGCCGTATCGTCGTCGCCGGCAGCGTCCGGGACGTGTGGGACTACCTGTGCGACGTCGGGCGCTGGGCGGAGTGGGCGCCGACCGTGCTCGAGTGCCGGGTCCGCGGCGGCAGGCCGCTCGAGACCGGCGCGATCATCGAGCAGCGGGCGCGCGACTTCCGGACGGAGCATCGCCGCATCGAGCGGGTGACCGTCGTGGAGGCGCCGCACGCGATGGCGTTCGCCGGGACCATCGGGTCGTCCCCCGCGCGGTGGGGGATGGAGGTGCTGCCGGCGGGCGAGGACAGCACCGACGCCATCATGTGGGTGGAGGCAGATCTCAGGAACGTCATGCGCGTCATCCCCGGCGGCATCCTCCGGCGCCGGATCCAGCGCACCAGCGACATCGAGATGGCCGCGATCAAGGCCGCCGTTGAGGCCGATGTGCAGGCGGGCGCGGGGTCGCCGTGA
- a CDS encoding RNA polymerase sigma factor — translation MSAPDGATASSGRIDSIFREEYGRAVSVLYRALGDLDRAEDAVQEAFAVAVARWPVDGVPPAPAGWLITTARRRAIDRLRREAVGREREAEATALLALAATVEADDAGPIADDRLRLIFTCCHPALAPHARVALTLRLLGGLSTAEIARAFLVPEPTLAQRISRAKAKIRDARIPYRVPAAADLPERLGSVLAVVYLIFSEGYTATAGDRLLRAELCGEAIRLARLLTALLPDEPEAQGLLALLLLVDARRAARVDAGGSMVALPEQDRSRWDAPLIAEGHAIVRRCLVAGRPGPYQLQAAIQAVHDDAARAEDTDWRQIVTLYDQLLRVQPSPVVALNRAVAVAEAVGPVEALAAIEPLRADLTAFYLLHGIRAGLLRRAGRPEEAAAEYDEAVRLCANDSEREFLARQRALLPEG, via the coding sequence GTGAGCGCCCCGGACGGCGCGACCGCCTCCTCCGGACGGATCGACTCGATCTTCCGCGAGGAATACGGCCGCGCCGTCTCCGTGCTCTACCGCGCGCTGGGCGACCTGGATCGGGCGGAGGACGCGGTGCAGGAGGCGTTCGCCGTCGCCGTCGCACGGTGGCCGGTCGACGGCGTCCCGCCCGCGCCTGCGGGCTGGCTCATCACGACCGCGCGCCGCCGGGCGATCGACCGGTTGCGGCGGGAGGCGGTCGGCCGCGAGCGGGAGGCCGAGGCCACGGCGCTGCTCGCGCTGGCCGCCACGGTCGAGGCCGACGACGCCGGCCCCATCGCCGACGACCGCCTCCGGCTCATCTTCACCTGCTGCCACCCCGCGCTCGCCCCGCACGCCCGGGTGGCCCTGACGCTGCGGCTGCTCGGCGGCCTCAGCACCGCCGAGATCGCGCGCGCGTTCCTGGTTCCTGAGCCGACGCTCGCGCAGCGGATCTCACGCGCGAAGGCCAAGATCCGCGACGCGCGGATCCCGTACCGGGTCCCGGCCGCAGCCGACCTCCCGGAGCGACTGGGCTCCGTGCTCGCCGTGGTGTACCTCATCTTCAGCGAGGGCTACACCGCGACCGCGGGCGACCGGCTTCTCCGCGCGGAACTGTGCGGCGAGGCGATCCGGCTGGCGCGCCTCCTGACGGCGCTGCTGCCCGACGAGCCGGAGGCGCAGGGCCTGCTCGCCCTGCTGCTGCTCGTCGACGCACGCCGCGCCGCCCGCGTGGACGCCGGCGGCTCGATGGTCGCCCTCCCCGAACAGGACCGCTCCCGCTGGGATGCCCCGCTGATCGCCGAGGGCCACGCGATCGTGCGGCGCTGCCTGGTCGCCGGGCGCCCCGGACCGTACCAGCTGCAGGCGGCGATCCAGGCCGTGCACGACGACGCCGCGCGCGCCGAGGACACCGACTGGCGGCAGATCGTGACCCTGTACGACCAGCTCCTGCGGGTGCAGCCCTCCCCCGTCGTCGCCCTCAACCGGGCGGTCGCGGTGGCGGAGGCCGTGGGTCCGGTGGAGGCGCTGGCGGCGATCGAGCCGCTCCGGGCCGACCTGACGGCGTTCTACCTGCTGCACGGCATCCGCGCGGGGCTGCTGCGCCGGGCGGGGAGGCCGGAGGAGGCCGCGGCGGAGTACGACGAAGCCGTGCGGCTGTGCGCGAACGACAGCGAGCGGGAGTTCCTGGCCCGGCAGCGGGCGTTGCTGCCGGAGGGGTGA
- a CDS encoding YciI family protein — MSQYLLSVYQPDGPVPEPEVLAAIGEDLDALNTEMRAAGAWVFSNGLLSPASATVLRPSGSEVLVTDGPFAEGKEHIGGFTIVDVPDLDAALEWGRRLAVATTLPIEVRPFA, encoded by the coding sequence ATGTCCCAGTACCTGCTCAGCGTCTACCAGCCCGACGGGCCCGTCCCCGAGCCGGAGGTCCTCGCCGCGATCGGCGAGGACCTCGACGCGCTCAACACCGAGATGCGCGCGGCCGGCGCCTGGGTGTTCTCCAACGGCCTCCTGTCGCCGGCGTCGGCGACCGTGCTGCGGCCGTCCGGCTCCGAGGTGCTCGTCACCGACGGGCCGTTCGCGGAGGGCAAGGAGCACATCGGCGGCTTCACCATCGTCGACGTGCCCGACCTGGACGCCGCCCTCGAGTGGGGCAGGCGCCTCGCCGTCGCGACGACCCTGCCGATCGAGGTGCGGCCGTTCGCGTGA
- a CDS encoding glycoside hydrolase family 130 protein, whose product MTPDPAEPLESEGVLNPASGRDGDGELYLLPRLVADGNVSRVGLARVVVEGGVPVGVEREGVVLAPDRDFERGRRNSGVEDPRTTFVPALGLHLMTYVAYGPLGPRTAVAVSSDLRSWQRLGPVSFEYDDGLGVDLALFHNKDTVFFPEPVTGPDGVESLAVLHRPVWDLGEVREGEGAHPPTGLEEKRPSIWIAFIPLAAVRDDLGELTRWRHNRFLAGPEYAFEELKIGAGPAPIRVPEGWLLLHHGVTGRLERGVDQQKHVNYAAGAMILDADEPWKVIRRTEEPLLSAETEEERSGIVPNVVFPTAIERVGDVDWVFYGMADSKIGVARLERVG is encoded by the coding sequence ATGACGCCCGACCCGGCCGAGCCGCTGGAGTCCGAAGGCGTGCTGAACCCCGCGTCCGGCCGCGACGGCGATGGCGAGCTGTACCTGCTTCCGCGGCTGGTGGCCGACGGCAACGTGTCGCGCGTGGGCCTCGCCCGCGTCGTGGTCGAAGGCGGCGTGCCCGTCGGCGTCGAGCGGGAGGGCGTCGTGCTGGCGCCGGACCGCGACTTCGAGCGCGGACGCCGCAACTCGGGCGTGGAGGACCCGCGGACGACGTTCGTGCCGGCGCTCGGCCTCCACCTGATGACGTATGTCGCGTACGGTCCGCTCGGGCCGCGCACCGCCGTCGCCGTGTCCTCCGACCTGCGATCGTGGCAGCGCCTCGGTCCGGTGAGCTTCGAGTACGACGACGGGCTCGGCGTCGACCTGGCCCTGTTCCACAACAAGGACACCGTGTTCTTCCCCGAGCCGGTGACTGGGCCGGACGGCGTGGAGTCCCTGGCCGTGCTGCACCGTCCGGTGTGGGACCTCGGCGAAGTCCGCGAGGGCGAGGGCGCGCATCCGCCGACCGGGCTGGAGGAGAAGCGTCCCAGCATCTGGATCGCGTTCATCCCGCTGGCCGCGGTGCGCGACGACCTCGGCGAGCTGACCCGGTGGCGGCACAACCGCTTCCTGGCCGGCCCCGAGTACGCGTTCGAGGAGCTGAAGATCGGCGCGGGCCCCGCCCCGATCCGGGTCCCGGAGGGCTGGCTCCTGCTGCACCACGGCGTCACCGGCCGCCTGGAGCGCGGCGTCGACCAGCAGAAGCACGTGAACTACGCGGCCGGGGCGATGATCCTCGACGCCGACGAGCCGTGGAAGGTGATCCGGCGCACCGAGGAGCCGCTGCTCAGCGCCGAGACCGAGGAGGAGCGCAGCGGCATCGTGCCGAACGTCGTCTTCCCGACCGCGATCGAGCGCGTGGGCGACGTCGACTGGGTGTTCTACGGGATGGCGGACTCCAAGATCGGTGTCGCGCGGCTGGAGCGGGTGGGCTGA
- a CDS encoding response regulator translates to MIRVAVADDQPLFCAGLQMMIESQQDLAFAGAAPDGLQAVELARSGRPDVMLMDIRMPVMDGIAATRAIRGGASSERPRIVVLTTFDRDEAVASALRAGADGFLLKDATPDFILAAIRTVHEGHSVIAPKSTSELLRTLARRRPEAIEPLSVREKEVFLLAARGLSNGEIGRTAFISDATVKSHIRSILAKLALTSRVQLVAFAYENGLVR, encoded by the coding sequence ATGATCCGGGTGGCCGTGGCCGACGATCAGCCGCTGTTCTGCGCGGGCCTCCAGATGATGATCGAGTCGCAGCAGGACCTCGCGTTCGCCGGGGCGGCGCCGGACGGCCTCCAGGCGGTCGAGCTGGCGCGCTCCGGCCGTCCGGACGTGATGCTCATGGACATCCGGATGCCGGTCATGGACGGCATCGCGGCCACGCGCGCGATCCGCGGCGGAGCGTCGTCGGAGCGGCCCCGGATCGTCGTCCTCACGACCTTCGACCGCGACGAGGCGGTGGCGTCCGCGCTCCGGGCCGGAGCCGACGGGTTCCTGCTCAAGGACGCGACGCCCGACTTCATCCTCGCCGCGATCCGCACCGTCCACGAAGGCCACTCGGTCATCGCCCCGAAGTCGACGAGCGAGCTGCTGCGCACGCTCGCGCGCCGGCGGCCGGAGGCGATCGAGCCGCTGTCCGTGCGGGAGAAGGAGGTGTTCCTGCTCGCGGCGCGGGGCCTCAGCAACGGCGAGATCGGCCGGACGGCGTTCATCTCCGACGCGACGGTGAAGTCGCACATCCGGAGCATCCTCGCCAAGCTGGCGCTCACCTCCCGGGTGCAGCTCGTCGCCTTCGCGTACGAGAACGGCCTCGTGCGCTGA
- a CDS encoding carbohydrate ABC transporter permease, with translation MTTLKTTGADKAPRSPRVARRGRRDMAASTRLSRPQAILQGVVLTLGAIAFLFPFYYMLIGSLQASPDTSVAGAFPNPANLTLHNYAAIDSRINLWQGLVNSGIFTGGVLLCTVVFGVLAGYALSILQWRGRGVTFALALLVQTIPFQLLMIPLYVLIARNYGLADNYLGMILPFAINSAAVLIFRQYFLQLPRELFDAARVDGAGEFTLLWRVALPLVRPALVTVLLLTFIGPWNEFLWPFLITKEASLQPLAVSLANYISTVAASTSNPYGAILAGAVVLAAPVVVLFIVFQRYFTSTDIGSSVKG, from the coding sequence ATGACCACGCTCAAGACCACCGGCGCCGACAAGGCGCCGCGGAGCCCGCGCGTCGCACGGCGGGGACGCAGGGACATGGCCGCCTCCACGAGGCTCAGCCGACCGCAGGCGATCCTGCAGGGCGTCGTGCTGACGCTCGGGGCCATCGCTTTCCTCTTCCCCTTCTACTACATGCTGATCGGGTCGCTCCAGGCGTCGCCCGACACGAGCGTGGCCGGGGCGTTCCCGAATCCGGCGAATCTCACGCTGCACAACTACGCGGCCATCGACTCCCGGATCAACCTCTGGCAGGGCCTCGTCAACTCGGGGATCTTCACCGGCGGCGTGCTGCTGTGCACGGTGGTGTTCGGCGTGCTCGCCGGATACGCGCTCTCGATCCTGCAGTGGCGCGGGCGCGGGGTGACCTTCGCGCTGGCGCTGCTGGTGCAGACCATCCCCTTCCAGCTCCTGATGATCCCGCTGTACGTGCTCATCGCGCGCAACTACGGGCTGGCCGACAACTATCTGGGGATGATCCTGCCGTTCGCCATCAACTCGGCGGCGGTGCTGATCTTCCGGCAGTACTTCCTGCAGCTCCCCCGCGAGCTGTTCGACGCCGCCCGGGTGGACGGGGCAGGGGAGTTCACCCTGCTCTGGCGGGTCGCCCTCCCGTTGGTGCGGCCGGCGCTGGTCACGGTGCTGCTGCTGACCTTCATCGGACCGTGGAACGAGTTCCTCTGGCCGTTCCTGATCACGAAGGAGGCGAGCCTGCAGCCGCTGGCCGTCTCGCTGGCGAACTACATCAGCACCGTCGCTGCCTCCACGTCCAACCCGTACGGCGCGATCCTCGCCGGAGCGGTGGTGCTGGCCGCGCCCGTCGTGGTGCTGTTCATCGTGTTCCAGCGCTACTTCACCTCCACCGACATCGGCTCGTCCGTCAAGGGCTGA
- a CDS encoding SDR family oxidoreductase, giving the protein MTTTIALITGANKGIGFETARRLGELGMTVLVGARDEQRGLEAEAALRDGGADARFVQLDVTEGDSIARAAEWIGAEFGRLDVLVNNAGSATVSRQRALASATSLEDMRAIYDINVFGLVAVTNAMLPLLRRSEAGRIVNVSSEVGSIGSQSDPASPLYDMPASAQYPSSKAAVNMLTAMYAKELKDTRIKVNAANPGFTATDFNDHRGIRSVEDGAEPSVHLATLPDDGPSGVLWGHLWLREGEGGYGVLPW; this is encoded by the coding sequence GTGACCACGACGATCGCCCTCATCACGGGCGCGAACAAAGGAATCGGCTTCGAGACGGCCCGGCGGCTCGGCGAGCTCGGGATGACCGTGCTCGTCGGAGCGCGGGACGAGCAGCGCGGGCTGGAGGCGGAGGCCGCACTGCGCGACGGCGGCGCGGACGCGCGATTCGTGCAGCTGGACGTGACGGAGGGCGACTCGATCGCACGCGCCGCCGAGTGGATCGGCGCGGAGTTCGGCCGTCTCGACGTGCTGGTCAACAATGCGGGCAGCGCCACCGTCTCCCGGCAGCGCGCGCTCGCCAGCGCGACGTCCCTGGAGGACATGCGGGCGATCTACGACATCAACGTCTTCGGCCTGGTCGCCGTCACCAACGCGATGCTGCCGCTGCTGCGCCGCTCCGAGGCGGGACGCATCGTCAATGTGTCGAGCGAGGTCGGCTCGATCGGCTCCCAGTCGGACCCGGCCAGCCCGCTCTACGACATGCCGGCGTCCGCGCAGTACCCGTCGTCCAAGGCGGCGGTCAACATGCTCACCGCGATGTACGCCAAGGAGCTGAAGGACACCCGGATCAAGGTGAACGCCGCCAACCCCGGCTTCACGGCCACCGACTTCAACGACCACCGCGGCATCCGCTCGGTCGAGGACGGCGCCGAGCCGAGCGTCCACCTGGCGACCCTGCCCGACGACGGGCCGTCCGGTGTGCTGTGGGGACACCTCTGGCTGCGGGAGGGCGAGGGCGGCTACGGCGTGCTGCCCTGGTAG
- a CDS encoding PLDc N-terminal domain-containing protein, translating to MELVFVLAGFAALIVIGVFVAVAIVQILKQPFLHPLVRLAWVVAAIAFPVLGPVAWFALGDRRPLMTCLPPR from the coding sequence ATGGAACTCGTCTTCGTTCTCGCAGGATTCGCGGCGCTCATCGTCATCGGTGTGTTCGTCGCGGTCGCCATCGTCCAAATCCTCAAGCAGCCGTTTCTGCACCCGCTGGTCCGGCTTGCATGGGTCGTTGCCGCGATCGCCTTCCCCGTCCTGGGACCGGTCGCATGGTTCGCGCTGGGCGATAGAAGGCCGCTGATGACGTGCCTTCCGCCGCGCTGA
- a CDS encoding AI-2E family transporter: protein MRFIQSPERRMHVHDAGAGSDTGSAPLLKRSPLLFGFVVTLGALGAVATGYMLYGLRSIIFSVFLAAFATVGLDPLIRWFQRHGMKRAWAIVTVILLIVGVLVAIIWVVVPLIVQQITNLATAIPAEVEKLRAEGWFDSTNEASNGVLGQALTWVSDQVKNPQTWANIGNGLVGVGLSVLNGFTTGFFIAILTIYFIASYDSTKASLYHLVRKSHREQFEGYTERILQNFGKYLSGMVILAFFNATYSLILLLVTGVPGAFLIALAAFFITLIPLIGTVLTTILMTVLALIHSPVSAIVVLVFMLIYMQVEAYILTPKVMGKAVQVPGSVVLISALAGSTLFGLPGALVAIPISAGIILIIKEVVMPRKDRS from the coding sequence ATGCGTTTCATCCAGTCGCCGGAGCGGCGCATGCACGTGCACGACGCGGGCGCAGGCAGCGACACCGGCAGCGCGCCGCTCCTGAAGCGCAGCCCGCTGCTGTTCGGCTTCGTGGTCACCCTCGGCGCGCTCGGCGCGGTCGCCACCGGCTACATGCTCTACGGCCTCCGCTCGATCATCTTCTCGGTGTTCCTCGCCGCCTTCGCGACCGTCGGCCTCGACCCGCTGATCCGCTGGTTCCAGCGGCACGGGATGAAGCGGGCCTGGGCGATCGTCACCGTCATCCTGCTCATCGTCGGCGTGCTCGTCGCCATCATCTGGGTGGTCGTCCCGCTGATCGTGCAGCAGATCACGAACCTCGCGACGGCCATCCCGGCGGAGGTCGAGAAGCTGCGCGCCGAAGGCTGGTTCGACAGCACGAACGAAGCCAGCAACGGCGTCCTCGGCCAGGCCCTCACCTGGGTCTCCGACCAGGTGAAGAACCCGCAGACCTGGGCGAACATCGGCAACGGCCTGGTCGGCGTCGGCCTCTCGGTGCTGAACGGCTTCACGACCGGCTTCTTCATCGCCATCCTGACGATCTACTTCATCGCCTCCTACGACTCCACCAAGGCCTCGCTCTACCACCTGGTGCGCAAGTCGCACCGGGAGCAGTTCGAGGGCTACACCGAGCGGATCCTGCAGAACTTCGGCAAGTACCTGAGCGGGATGGTGATCCTCGCGTTCTTCAACGCGACCTACAGCCTCATCCTGCTGCTGGTCACCGGGGTGCCCGGCGCGTTCCTGATCGCGCTCGCGGCGTTCTTCATCACGCTCATCCCCCTGATCGGCACCGTGCTCACCACGATCCTGATGACTGTGCTCGCGCTGATCCACTCGCCGGTGAGCGCGATCGTCGTGCTGGTCTTCATGCTGATCTACATGCAGGTGGAGGCATACATCCTCACTCCGAAGGTGATGGGCAAGGCGGTGCAGGTGCCCGGATCGGTCGTCCTCATCTCGGCGCTCGCCGGCTCGACGCTGTTCGGCCTCCCCGGCGCGCTGGTCGCCATCCCGATCTCCGCCGGAATCATCCTGATCATCAAGGAGGTCGTGATGCCGCGGAAGGACCGCTCGTGA
- a CDS encoding class I SAM-dependent methyltransferase, with protein sequence MTRVDGAERLIAVYRRKAAHYDVTSRLYPVPGYPQRSQRLRAVRALGLRPGATVVEIACGTGLNFPLLEDAIGPGGRLIGVDLTDAMLERARRRVAEHGWRNVELVQADAAAFAFPAGVDAILSTYALTQVPECGTVVAHGAEALVPGGRWAVLDLKTPDRTPAWLARVGVAAVGRSASLDEWMRRRPWEAIRAAMRAGLDDAAWEELCFGTAFLAAGEAGPAGEAGPGGPAR encoded by the coding sequence GTGACGCGGGTGGACGGCGCAGAGCGACTGATCGCGGTGTACCGGCGGAAGGCCGCGCACTACGACGTCACGTCGCGGCTGTACCCGGTGCCGGGCTACCCGCAGCGGTCGCAGCGGCTGCGGGCCGTGCGGGCGCTCGGCCTCCGCCCCGGCGCGACCGTGGTCGAGATCGCGTGCGGCACCGGACTGAACTTCCCGCTGCTGGAGGACGCGATCGGCCCGGGCGGGCGGCTCATCGGCGTGGACCTGACCGATGCGATGCTCGAGCGCGCGCGGCGGCGGGTCGCCGAGCACGGCTGGCGGAACGTCGAGCTGGTGCAGGCCGACGCCGCTGCGTTCGCGTTCCCGGCCGGGGTGGACGCGATCCTGTCGACGTACGCGCTCACGCAGGTCCCCGAGTGCGGCACCGTGGTCGCACACGGTGCGGAGGCGCTCGTGCCCGGCGGCCGCTGGGCGGTGCTCGACCTGAAGACGCCGGACCGGACGCCCGCCTGGCTGGCGCGGGTCGGGGTCGCCGCCGTGGGGAGGTCTGCCTCGCTCGACGAATGGATGCGGCGGCGGCCGTGGGAGGCGATCCGGGCGGCGATGCGGGCGGGGCTGGACGACGCGGCGTGGGAGGAACTGTGCTTCGGGACGGCGTTCCTGGCGGCCGGGGAGGCAGGGCCGGCCGGGGAGGCAGGGCCGGGCGGCCCGGCACGCTAG
- a CDS encoding NAD(P)-dependent oxidoreductase, which translates to MDIAFLGLGRMGRELVPHLIDAGHTVTVWNRSPEPAETIGRRGAHVAASAGDAVGSADTVVSVLFGPEAVRETLLDSGLPWRPGTLWIDVTTVSPDDAAGFADRAAALGVRYVASPVVGSLAPARAGALAVLVGGEHDAVRDAKRIVGLWADQEKLRTFDSPAAATGAKLVANLALAIAMEGLSEAFRLGRAAGLSDDDVLATLSLTAIAPLAAMKGPLVTAGDYDDAQFTADALAKDARLMLATADVPLPAVALVAAELQRAIDAGQGGMDFSVIARDR; encoded by the coding sequence ATGGACATCGCATTCCTCGGGCTCGGCCGGATGGGCCGCGAGCTCGTGCCGCATCTGATCGATGCCGGGCACACCGTCACCGTCTGGAATCGCTCCCCCGAGCCCGCCGAGACCATCGGCCGCCGTGGCGCGCACGTCGCCGCCTCGGCCGGGGACGCCGTCGGCAGCGCGGACACCGTCGTGAGCGTGCTGTTCGGGCCGGAGGCGGTGCGCGAGACGCTGCTGGACTCCGGACTCCCCTGGCGGCCCGGCACGCTCTGGATCGACGTGACGACCGTCTCGCCGGACGACGCGGCCGGGTTCGCCGACCGCGCCGCCGCCCTCGGCGTCCGCTACGTCGCCTCCCCCGTCGTCGGGTCGCTCGCGCCCGCCCGCGCCGGAGCGCTCGCGGTGCTGGTCGGCGGCGAGCACGACGCGGTGCGCGACGCGAAGCGGATCGTCGGGCTGTGGGCCGACCAAGAGAAGCTGCGCACCTTCGACTCCCCGGCCGCGGCCACCGGCGCAAAGCTCGTCGCCAACCTCGCCCTCGCGATCGCGATGGAGGGGCTGTCGGAGGCTTTCCGTCTCGGCCGCGCCGCCGGCCTCAGCGACGACGACGTCCTCGCGACGCTCTCGCTGACCGCCATCGCGCCGCTCGCCGCGATGAAGGGACCGCTCGTGACCGCGGGCGACTACGACGACGCCCAGTTCACGGCCGACGCCCTCGCGAAGGACGCCCGCCTCATGCTCGCGACCGCCGACGTGCCGCTCCCGGCTGTCGCCCTGGTCGCCGCCGAGCTGCAGCGCGCGATCGACGCCGGTCAGGGCGGGATGGACTTCTCGGTCATCGCGCGCGACCGCTGA
- a CDS encoding MFS transporter, with protein MTDQLTRTPSVLRVVLASPLYRGATIALFLSGLGFSAAAPQIAQFLVKDLGASLTTAGLYYLTNLTAPVAGYLIGRRSDRTGRRLGLFRICAVAGFLGWLAIAFSGALWLPFVISAVVLGFAGAATSQLFAAIHDELAAAPTSAADGVVSVVRMALTLGWVVGPVAGAFLAAQAGLRAMLVATAVCTLAQILPLGTLRERVDTAADTGENGVTRSAHVPLRAMAALLAFTGLFILVYAGEPIKYAYLPIYMNDQLHFPAALSGAIIGIQPLVELALMPLAVVVARRMGMLPLMVLGALFGVGANLLFATTGTALGLFAGQILMGGVWGVFAGLGIIVAQRLLPTAIATASAIYLSAPALSSALGGLAGGLGAGALGLPLVFVIPAGLALAAAVGLLALNRRVGERVRG; from the coding sequence ATGACCGATCAGCTCACCCGCACCCCGTCCGTTCTGCGGGTCGTGCTGGCCTCCCCGCTCTACCGCGGCGCGACCATAGCCCTGTTCCTCTCGGGGCTCGGCTTCTCGGCTGCGGCTCCGCAGATCGCGCAATTCCTGGTCAAGGATCTCGGCGCCTCGCTCACCACGGCGGGGCTCTACTACCTCACCAACCTCACCGCGCCGGTCGCGGGATATCTGATCGGGCGGCGGTCCGATCGCACCGGCCGCCGGCTCGGCCTGTTCCGGATCTGCGCGGTGGCCGGGTTCCTCGGCTGGCTCGCGATCGCCTTCTCCGGCGCGCTGTGGCTGCCGTTCGTGATCAGCGCGGTCGTGCTCGGGTTCGCGGGGGCGGCGACCTCCCAGCTGTTCGCGGCGATCCACGACGAGCTCGCGGCTGCGCCGACCTCCGCGGCGGACGGCGTGGTGTCCGTCGTCCGGATGGCGCTCACGCTCGGCTGGGTCGTCGGCCCGGTCGCGGGCGCCTTCCTCGCGGCGCAGGCGGGGCTGCGCGCGATGCTGGTGGCGACCGCCGTCTGCACGCTCGCCCAGATCCTCCCGCTCGGGACGCTGCGCGAGCGGGTGGACACGGCGGCCGATACCGGCGAGAACGGTGTCACACGCTCCGCGCACGTGCCGCTGCGGGCGATGGCCGCCCTGCTCGCGTTCACGGGGCTGTTCATCCTGGTCTACGCGGGCGAGCCCATCAAGTACGCGTACCTGCCGATCTACATGAACGACCAGCTGCACTTCCCGGCGGCGCTCAGCGGCGCGATCATCGGCATCCAGCCGCTGGTGGAACTGGCGTTGATGCCGCTGGCGGTGGTGGTCGCGCGCCGGATGGGGATGCTGCCGCTGATGGTGCTCGGCGCGCTTTTCGGCGTCGGCGCGAACCTCCTGTTCGCCACGACGGGGACCGCGCTCGGCCTGTTCGCCGGCCAGATCCTGATGGGCGGCGTCTGGGGCGTCTTCGCCGGCCTCGGGATCATCGTCGCGCAGCGGCTCCTGCCGACCGCGATCGCGACGGCCTCCGCGATCTACCTGAGCGCGCCGGCGCTCAGCTCGGCGCTGGGCGGCCTTGCGGGCGGGCTGGGAGCTGGAGCACTCGGGCTGCCGCTGGTGTTCGTCATCCCGGCCGGCCTGGCGCTGGCGGCGGCGGTGGGACTCCTGGCGCTGAACCGGCGCGTAGGGGAGCGCGTGCGAGGCTGA
- a CDS encoding glycoside hydrolase family 130 protein: MDAADTDALRLSYEEALGHTNALTDHISTDHFSAHYVDPPDWAIGPFERDPSLTFRLEGQWDDPTGVGWTSRAIFNPTMIERADDQHRELHLFYRASPRMESTASRIGHAVRRDGVWHDDPANPVVYPTLGNETLGVEDPKVYEADGRYVLFYNAIRRDANGETAVDIMGAVSDDLVSWEKTGLAVPLEVSQGWAKGAVVPRDEHGRAVRIGGEYLMYLSEGCGGRPMIGHSDDLVSWTFAEQPYLDLSPLPGSLFEVACAVVRGDDLVLDFFYADENGDFAAAQAHYSVDAPFTQTGLHRGGSLAWGGLQRLDGRWSFAQGWDAPRGTRELYVYKEVTK; the protein is encoded by the coding sequence GTGGACGCCGCCGATACCGACGCCCTCCGCCTCAGCTACGAGGAGGCGCTGGGTCACACCAACGCCCTCACCGACCACATCTCGACCGACCACTTCTCGGCGCACTACGTCGACCCGCCGGACTGGGCGATCGGCCCGTTCGAGCGGGACCCGTCGCTGACCTTCCGGCTCGAGGGCCAGTGGGACGACCCCACCGGCGTCGGCTGGACGAGCCGCGCGATCTTCAACCCGACGATGATCGAACGCGCGGATGATCAGCACCGCGAGCTGCACCTGTTCTACCGGGCCTCGCCGCGGATGGAGTCGACGGCCAGCCGGATCGGGCACGCCGTGCGCCGCGACGGCGTCTGGCACGACGATCCCGCCAACCCGGTCGTGTACCCCACGCTCGGCAACGAGACGCTCGGCGTCGAGGACCCGAAGGTCTACGAGGCCGACGGCCGCTACGTGCTGTTCTACAACGCGATCCGCCGCGACGCGAACGGTGAGACCGCGGTCGACATCATGGGCGCGGTCTCCGACGACCTGGTGTCGTGGGAGAAGACCGGACTGGCCGTGCCGCTGGAGGTCTCCCAGGGCTGGGCGAAGGGCGCCGTGGTGCCGCGCGACGAGCACGGCCGCGCCGTACGGATCGGCGGCGAGTACCTGATGTACCTCTCCGAGGGCTGCGGAGGCCGGCCGATGATCGGGCACTCCGACGACCTGGTCTCCTGGACCTTCGCCGAGCAGCCCTACCTCGACCTGTCGCCGCTGCCCGGCAGCCTGTTCGAGGTCGCCTGCGCCGTGGTGCGCGGCGACGACCTCGTGCTGGACTTCTTCTACGCCGACGAGAACGGCGACTTCGCCGCCGCCCAGGCGCACTACTCCGTCGACGCCCCGTTCACGCAGACCGGCCTCCACCGCGGCGGCTCGCTCGCCTGGGGCGGCCTGCAGAGGCTCGACGGCCGCTGGTCGTTCGCGCAAGGCTGGGACGCTCCCCGGGGGACGCGCGAACTCTATGTCTACAAGGAGGTCACGAAGTGA